A segment of the Arachis hypogaea cultivar Tifrunner chromosome 5, arahy.Tifrunner.gnm2.J5K5, whole genome shotgun sequence genome:
TatgaatatattttaatattataattttgggTGTTTTTAAAAATTGTGAGATGTCCACAAATTGAACCTccgatttatatttaaaaaatttaaaaatttggagTGCACAAATTAGACttgtgttaaaaaattttaaaaatttggagtacacaaattGGAGAGTACGATTTgtgtatttcaaatttttttaattttttaaatacaaactGGAGGATCTACTTTATGTACTAAAAAATCGGACGGTCTAATTTTTATACCTCTTACaaattggacggtccgattttAACTTTTGACACTATAACTGCGTAAAGCACCTCATGCATTCCATAACTACCTATACCATTTTTCTTtccatatctaaattaaaaagtgatAGTTTTCATATCTTATACCGCCAATATTCTAATCAACAATACTAGAGAACTAAGAGGGTACCAGCCAAAAATTAGCCAAATGTCTTTGGGTGAATTCTAAAATCTCTACGTGAATGGTACTTATGCTAGGTATTAAGGTATTTCTTCTACTaaatatcagaatgtttctttttcatacttaatatatgtttttttatatattttataaagttttttatatactaagaatCGGAATTATTGGAAGTAGAGTTTCGTGATCCCCACCCCTAATTTTCTAATGtatcattcaaaattttaatttgaggtgagaagcaattaatatcaaatattataaattaaaaacaaataaaattaattaaatataattataaattatttaagttGTTTACTTTTTTACTGATCACTTCTTAGTTTCATATACTTTTTCTATTCTAATTTTGTGtaagttaaaaaattataatcataaaaaaacataaaaaagaattcaaaaacATCAATCAATATAatccaatttaatttttttttaaattataacctATAAATAATAGATACAaactatttcaaaaaaaatacctATTACTATTATAAAGAAATTTAAATTCATACCAATAGAAAAATCTACTCAGATTGGTagataataaagaaataaaactGTGAAGaaaaaagtgtttattttattgTTGAATGAATCAATCTTGTAATTTTAAAGCCAATCTTCTTTGTACatgagattttataaaaaaaaattaaaagaaccgTATTTTCAATTAAACGTTGAAGCAAGTCCAATATTACTTTTGAAAAATGTAATTTGGAAAATATTGAACGttgttgaaaagaagaaaaaaaaaagaaaccaaacAAAAGGAACttcgtttaaaaaataaaacatacttGTTTATTGGATGAAACATTAAACCAAACACACACTTATCCATTAATtctaaatatttgaataaatatttaaaaaatgcacacaaaaatttaaaacaaaatttaatttttagatcttttttattttttttttaaaatatggtcattcatactaaaaaaaaattttgacaaaaatttagaaaattttaataataaaaaatcttattttttaaattataatagtaaaaaattgcatcaaaatttttatctctaaaatttcgtttaaaatatatatttaatattagttctttttgtcacattttaaaatctcttaaaaaattatttgtctcTAACATTTTTTGAATTTGTCTTATTTAGGGCTTGCAATATATACCCTATATACGGGATCTCAATCCGGCCTAATCCGTTCAGATAGGGTAGGTTACCGGCCCGCTGCAGATAGGGTAAAAATTGATCCGGATATACCTGCGGGTAGGGTACGAATTTAGGGTGTACCTTACTCGCACCCCATaaataacacatattttataaaaataaaatatacagtaAAAGAGGTGAAAGTTGAACTCACAATTTTCCTTGTGAAATGACTTATAATAAGTGAACAACTATTAAACTAGttatttaatttagtaatttaaaatattagttttttattttttattttattaatatatataaaattcgaaataattgaattttatatttactttaaaaaaatttaatatttctacGGATAAAATAGGATAGTGTAGCGTAGGATTTAGAATTGTATGGTGCGAATAAGATTAgaattgagagattctcaattcGCAAATAAGATAGaatagaattttaataaaatttttaattcgcAAATAGAGTTAGAGTATAGTCTAAACCCTATCCTATCCTACCATTGTCAGTCCTAATCTTATCAACTGTATAAACTTTTATataccattttaataatttacttccaatataaaaaaattgcaaAACAGAGCCTATTAATTAATATTGACCTCAATTTATTTGACTTGGGCATGCGATAAAATTGTCCTGTAGACATACGATgaactttctaacgccgttgttGCTTCAGTCTTAGTCAACAACTGTCCAAAGAGCACCGGTGACTGGTGTGGAATCCATTCGTAGGTTAAACATTCTTAGTACTTCACAGTTCACATATCAGTTAGTCACGTAAGGGAGCCCAATTTATGAAACTCACCCTCTCTTCTGGCGACCATCACAAAAATTCTAAGTTCAAAATAAACGAATATGCAAAACAAAATAAGTATTAATTGAAAGTTTTTcggtaaaagaaaagaaaaagaaaaaaataaaaaaaaataataaaaaaaaagaatgaatgaataaataataaaggaagatgttaaaaataaaacaaagctaCAGAACGTGAAACGGATGTCAAAACTCAAAATAAGAGTTAGAGGGCTTGGATGAGCGCGTGATAGAGACTCGCGAAGTGAGTGGGAAGTGAGAAGCATGGTCACTCATGGGCTCCTGGTTTCGTACGTGGGGACTAGTGTTCCTGTGTTACCTCGTTGCAGCAGTTCCCATCAATAACCCTGAGGCATGATCCCAACGCGCAAATATCTCGCGCGTGAAGTTCTGCAGAGCAGCTAAGCTTTGATAGTTTGATGCATCATGTATGTATGACCAACGAGGAGGCTGAGCCTCATTTGCCTTTCTATTTCTGGCTCCCTGCCCCATTCTCCTTTCTCCCTCCACACAAACTATAATCTCTCGGATTCTTCACTTCACAAACCTGCTCTCTACAGATCGCGATTTCATGAATGGCCACCCACCGGAAATTCAAATTCCGGCCTCCCTTTCCGACTTGAATGCACAATTTCATTGCCATCCGGAGGGCCTAAGCCATGACGACCAAGAATAACATGTAATCAATCATAAGAAATCCTCCACGACCTTCAGCTTGAGCTTCCATCATCACACACCAAagcttttttgtttgtttgtgtttgagtGGGTTCTGTTGGTCAGTTCCACTGCAATGGCGGCGAGCAACACTGCCACAACGCCTTCCGTGGACTCCGCTTCAGCAGAGGAGCTATCAGCGAAAGCCGTTAACAAGCGATACGAAGGGTTGGTCATGGTTAGGACCAAGGCAGTCAAGGGAAAAGGGGCTTGGTACTGGGCGCACCTCGAACCTATGCTGGTTCACAACGCTGACACCGGTCTTCCCAAAGCGGTGAAGCTACGCTGCTCTCTCTGCGACGCCGTTTTCTCAGCTTCCAACCCTTCTCGCACAGCCTCCGAGCACCTCAAGCGTGGGACTTGCCCCAATTTCAATTCCGCTGCCAAACCCATTTCCTCTGTTTCTCCCACCGTCGCTGCCATGGCCTCCTCTCCCTCTCCTACGGCCAACCACAACCACCGCAAGAGGAGTTCCACTTCGTCCGCCGCCGCCACGGCCGGTCCTGCTACGTCGTACCACGTGACGCCGCTGGCGGTGGTGGATCCGTCGCGGTTCTGCGGGGAGATCGCGTACACATCGTCAGGCTCCACGGCGATTACACCGGTGGGTCTGCTGGCGCAGCAGCCGCATTTGATGCTGTCGGGAGGAAAAGACGATTTGGGAGCTCTGGCTATGTTGGAAGACAgcgtgaagaagctcaagagtcCAAAAACGTCCCCCGGTCCAACGCTGAGCAAGACGCAGGTGGAGACGGCCTTGGATTTCCTGGCCGATTGGGTATACGAGTGTTGTGGTTCGGTTTCGCTTTCGAGCCTGGAGCAGCCGAAGTTCAGGGCGTTCCTGAACCAGGTTGGTTTGCCGGCGGTTTCTGGGAGGGAGTTGATTGGCGGGAGGTTGGATTCGAAGTTCGAGGAGGCGAAGGCGGAGTCGGAAGCTCGGATGAGAGACGCCATGTTCTTTCAGTTATCGACGGAGGGTTGGAAAGCAAAGAGCAGTGAGGAGAATGGGAATGTGGTGAAGGTGACTGTGAATCTGCCGAATGGGACCAGTTTGTACAGAAGAGCTGTGTTTGTGAGTGGCTCTGCTCCTTCAAAGTACGCAGAGGAGGTTCTGAGGGAGACAATCACTGCCATTTGCGGGAATGTTGTTGACAAGTGTGTTGGCATTGTTGCGGACAGATTCGGCTCCAATGCTCTCAGAAATTTGGAGTCTCAGAATCATTGGATGGTTAATCTCTCTTGTCAGTACCAAGCCTTCTCCTCTCTAATCAAGCATCTCACCAAGGAACTTCCCTTCTTTCCCACCGTCACTCGCAACTCTTTCAAGATCGCCTCCTTTCTCAATTACAACTCTCCCCATCTCAGGAATGCTTTCCACAAGTACCAATTGCAGGAGTACGGCCACGCCTCCATGCTGCGAATGCCGCCTCCCCCGCCCGACTCTCATCATGCTTTCTTCACCCTTGGCCCTCTCTTTGACGTCATGGACGACACGCTGGCTTCTGCCCGTGCCTTGCAGCTTCTCCTGCACGATGAACACTTCAAGATTCTCTCCATTGAAGACCCAAGCGCCAGGGAGGTCGGGGATATAATCGGAGACGTTGGATTCTGGAACGACTTGAACGCTGTTCACTCGCTCGTGAAACTGGTCAGGGACCTAGCTCAGGAAATTGAGTCAGAAAGGCCGCTTGTTGGTCAATGCCTTCCGTTGTGGGAAGAGGTGAGAGCCCAAGTGAAAGAATGGTGTTCTAAGTTCCACATGGCAGACGGAGCGGTGGAGAAGGTCGTCGAGAGACGCTTCAAGAAGAACTACCACCCTGCTTGGGCTGCCGCCTACATCCTGGACCCGCAGTATCTTGTGAGAGACACCTGCGGAAAGTACCTACCGCCGTTCAAGTGCTTGACGGCGGAGCAGGAGAAGGACGTGGACAAGCTCATAACAAGGCTTGTTTCGAGGGAGGAGGAGCACATTGCTCTGATGGAGCTCATGAAGTGGAGAACGGAAGGGCTTGATCCCGTGTATGCACGCGCCGTGCAGATGAAGGAGAGGGATCCTGTTACCGGCAAGATGAGAATTGCGAACCCGCAGAGCAGTAGGCTCGTTTGGGAATCATATCTGACCGAGTTCAAGTCCTTGGGGAGGGTTGCTGTTAGGCTCATTTTTCTTCATGCAACTTCTTCTTGTGGCTTCAAATTGAACTGGAATGTGTGGAGATGGGTTTCTAGGGGGCAAAGACACTCCACCACCGCACTCGAAAGGGTGcagaaattaatattcattgcTGCTCATTCCAAATTGGAGAGGAGAGATTTTTCCACTGATGAACATAAGGACGCAGAGCTTCTTGATTTCCCAAATTCTGACGACGATGTCTTGAACGACGTTCTTGTCGATACATCTTCCgtctaataactttttttttttttggttagggAAGGGGAAGGAGAGCTTGATTAATCATCATTTAggaccttttttttctttttcttaaaagaaTTTATTGAATTCTTTCCGATTACTTTTCTTGTGATCTTATCTCCTTCgtttcttttcattattattactattattattgtattttgtGGTGCCATCCTTCATCCCTAAAGCTAGAGAAAGGAAAGGTTAGATCTTTGTTTGTAAAgctagagaagaaaaaaaaaagaatgcatgagcaGCTCCAGAAACGGGAAGAGTGTTGTATAAAGTGTATGTGGCTCTGGGAATTTCGAGAttttgatgataataataataataagaataatatttGTAAAGTCGGGAATGGAATTGTCCTTTGATGATTCCATTTCTAAGCAATGCTCAAA
Coding sequences within it:
- the LOC112800874 gene encoding uncharacterized protein, whose translation is MAASNTATTPSVDSASAEELSAKAVNKRYEGLVMVRTKAVKGKGAWYWAHLEPMLVHNADTGLPKAVKLRCSLCDAVFSASNPSRTASEHLKRGTCPNFNSAAKPISSVSPTVAAMASSPSPTANHNHRKRSSTSSAAATAGPATSYHVTPLAVVDPSRFCGEIAYTSSGSTAITPVGLLAQQPHLMLSGGKDDLGALAMLEDSVKKLKSPKTSPGPTLSKTQVETALDFLADWVYECCGSVSLSSLEQPKFRAFLNQVGLPAVSGRELIGGRLDSKFEEAKAESEARMRDAMFFQLSTEGWKAKSSEENGNVVKVTVNLPNGTSLYRRAVFVSGSAPSKYAEEVLRETITAICGNVVDKCVGIVADRFGSNALRNLESQNHWMVNLSCQYQAFSSLIKHLTKELPFFPTVTRNSFKIASFLNYNSPHLRNAFHKYQLQEYGHASMLRMPPPPPDSHHAFFTLGPLFDVMDDTLASARALQLLLHDEHFKILSIEDPSAREVGDIIGDVGFWNDLNAVHSLVKLVRDLAQEIESERPLVGQCLPLWEEVRAQVKEWCSKFHMADGAVEKVVERRFKKNYHPAWAAAYILDPQYLVRDTCGKYLPPFKCLTAEQEKDVDKLITRLVSREEEHIALMELMKWRTEGLDPVYARAVQMKERDPVTGKMRIANPQSSRLVWESYLTEFKSLGRVAVRLIFLHATSSCGFKLNWNVWRWVSRGQRHSTTALERVQKLIFIAAHSKLERRDFSTDEHKDAELLDFPNSDDDVLNDVLVDTSSV